A single Brienomyrus brachyistius isolate T26 chromosome 11, BBRACH_0.4, whole genome shotgun sequence DNA region contains:
- the LOC125751523 gene encoding cilia- and flagella-associated protein 251-like isoform X43 — translation MKWIFLNCFRPPVVPKDAGEAIEAKEERKKDKEGKKKKCWLKKLFTKKGKGKKAMVAESQTLAMEEDSQTLAMEEDSQTLAMEEDSQTLAMEEDSQTLAKEEDSQTLAMKEVSQAMVAESLAMVVESQAMVVESQAMVVESQTMVVESKAMVEESKAMVEECNAKVEECNAKVEECKAMEEECKAMEEEYKAMEEECKAIEEECKGLVEECKAMVEERKGLVEECKAMVEERKAMVEESKAIVEESKAMVKKLKAMVKEFKAREMMQD, via the exons ATGAAGtggatttttctcaattgctttaggCCGCCAGTGGTACCAAAGGACGCTGGAGAAGCTATAGAAgcaaaggaggaaagaaaaaaggacaaagaaggaaagaaaaagaaatgctGGCTGAAGAagctttttacaaaaaaagggaaaggaaaaaaggcaatggTGGCAGagagccagacattggcgatggaggaggacagccagacattggcgatggaggaggacagccagacattggcgatggaggaggacagccagacattggcgatggaggaggatagccagacattggcgaaggaggaggatagccagacattggcaaTGAAGGAGGtgagccaggcaatggtggcggagagcctggcaatggtggtggagagccaggcaatggtggtggagagccaggcaatggtggtggagagccagacaatggtggtggagagcaaagcaatggtggaggagagcaaggcaatg gtggaggagtgcaatgcaaaggtggaggagtgcaatgcaaaggtggaggagtgcaaggcaatggaggaagagtgcaaggcaatggaggaggagtataaggcaatggaggaggagtgcaaagcaatagaggaggagtgcaagggattggtggaggagtgcaaggcaatggtggaggagagaaag ggattggtggaggagtgcaaggcaatggtggaggagagaaaggcaatggtggaggagagcaaggcaatagtggaggagagcaaggcaatggtgaagaagttgaaggcaatggtgaaggagttCAAGGCAAGAGAGATGATGCAAGATTAG
- the LOC125751523 gene encoding cilia- and flagella-associated protein 251-like isoform X30, giving the protein MKWIFLNCFRPPVVPKDAGEAIEAKEERKKDKEGKKKKCWLKKLFTKKGKGKKAMVAESQTLAMEEDSQTLAMEEDSQTLAMEEDSQTLAMEEDSQTLAKEEDSQTLAMKEVSQAMVAESLAMVVESQAMVVESQAMVVESQTMVVESKAMVEESKAMVEECKAMVEECKAMEEESKAMEEECKAWEEECKAMVEECNAKVEECKAMEEECKAMEEEYKAMEEECKAIEEECKGLVEECKAMVEERKGLVEECKAMVEERKAMVEESKAIVEESKAMVKKLKAMVKEFKAREMMQD; this is encoded by the exons ATGAAGtggatttttctcaattgctttaggCCGCCAGTGGTACCAAAGGACGCTGGAGAAGCTATAGAAgcaaaggaggaaagaaaaaaggacaaagaaggaaagaaaaagaaatgctGGCTGAAGAagctttttacaaaaaaagggaaaggaaaaaaggcaatggTGGCAGagagccagacattggcgatggaggaggacagccagacattggcgatggaggaggacagccagacattggcgatggaggaggacagccagacattggcgatggaggaggatagccagacattggcgaaggaggaggatagccagacattggcaaTGAAGGAGGtgagccaggcaatggtggcggagagcctggcaatggtggtggagagccaggcaatggtggtggagagccaggcaatggtggtggagagccagacaatggtggtggagagcaaagcaatggtggaggagagcaaggcaatggtggaggagtgcaaggcaatggtggaggagtgcaaggcaatggaggaggagagcaaggcaatggaggaggagtgcaaggcctgggaggaggagtgcaaggcaatg gtggaggagtgcaatgcaaaggtggaggagtgcaaggcaatggaggaagagtgcaaggcaatggaggaggagtataaggcaatggaggaggagtgcaaagcaatagaggaggagtgcaagggattggtggaggagtgcaaggcaatggtggaggagagaaag ggattggtggaggagtgcaaggcaatggtggaggagagaaaggcaatggtggaggagagcaaggcaatagtggaggagagcaaggcaatggtgaagaagttgaaggcaatggtgaaggagttCAAGGCAAGAGAGATGATGCAAGATTAG
- the LOC125751523 gene encoding puff II/9-1 protein-like isoform X24, protein MKWIFLNCFRPPVVPKDAGEAIEAKEERKKDKEGKKKKCWLKKLFTKKGKGKKAMVAESQTLAMEEDSQTLAMEEDSQTLAMEEDSQTLAMEEDSQTLAKEEDSQTLAMKEVSQAMVAESLAMVVESQAMVVESQAMVVESQTMVVESKAMVEESKAMVEECKAMVEECKAMEEESKAMEEECKAWEEECKAMVEECNAKVEECNAKVEECKAMEEECKAMEEEYKAMEEECKAIEEECKGLVEECKAMVEERKGLVEECKAMVEERKAMVEESKAIVEESKAMVKKLKAMVKEFKAREMMQD, encoded by the exons ATGAAGtggatttttctcaattgctttaggCCGCCAGTGGTACCAAAGGACGCTGGAGAAGCTATAGAAgcaaaggaggaaagaaaaaaggacaaagaaggaaagaaaaagaaatgctGGCTGAAGAagctttttacaaaaaaagggaaaggaaaaaaggcaatggTGGCAGagagccagacattggcgatggaggaggacagccagacattggcgatggaggaggacagccagacattggcgatggaggaggacagccagacattggcgatggaggaggatagccagacattggcgaaggaggaggatagccagacattggcaaTGAAGGAGGtgagccaggcaatggtggcggagagcctggcaatggtggtggagagccaggcaatggtggtggagagccaggcaatggtggtggagagccagacaatggtggtggagagcaaagcaatggtggaggagagcaaggcaatggtggaggagtgcaaggcaatggtggaggagtgcaaggcaatggaggaggagagcaaggcaatggaggaggagtgcaaggcctgggaggaggagtgcaaggcaatg gtggaggagtgcaatgcaaaggtggaggagtgcaatgcaaaggtggaggagtgcaaggcaatggaggaagagtgcaaggcaatggaggaggagtataaggcaatggaggaggagtgcaaagcaatagaggaggagtgcaagggattggtggaggagtgcaaggcaatggtggaggagagaaag ggattggtggaggagtgcaaggcaatggtggaggagagaaaggcaatggtggaggagagcaaggcaatagtggaggagagcaaggcaatggtgaagaagttgaaggcaatggtgaaggagttCAAGGCAAGAGAGATGATGCAAGATTAG
- the LOC125751523 gene encoding cilia- and flagella-associated protein 251-like isoform X48, with the protein MKWIFLNCFRPPVVPKDAGEAIEAKEERKKDKEGKKKKCWLKKLFTKKGKGKKAMVAESQTLAMEEDSQTLAMEEDSQTLAMEEDSQTLAMEEDSQTLAKEEDSQTLAMKEVSQAMVAESLAMVVESQAMVVESQAMVVESQTMVVESKAMVEESKAMVEECKAMEEECKAMEEEYKAMEEECKAIEEECKGLVEECKAMVEERKGLVEECKAMVEERKAMVEESKAIVEESKAMVKKLKAMVKEFKAREMMQD; encoded by the exons ATGAAGtggatttttctcaattgctttaggCCGCCAGTGGTACCAAAGGACGCTGGAGAAGCTATAGAAgcaaaggaggaaagaaaaaaggacaaagaaggaaagaaaaagaaatgctGGCTGAAGAagctttttacaaaaaaagggaaaggaaaaaaggcaatggTGGCAGagagccagacattggcgatggaggaggacagccagacattggcgatggaggaggacagccagacattggcgatggaggaggacagccagacattggcgatggaggaggatagccagacattggcgaaggaggaggatagccagacattggcaaTGAAGGAGGtgagccaggcaatggtggcggagagcctggcaatggtggtggagagccaggcaatggtggtggagagccaggcaatggtggtggagagccagacaatggtggtggagagcaaagcaatggtggaggagagcaaggcaatg gtggaggagtgcaaggcaatggaggaagagtgcaaggcaatggaggaggagtataaggcaatggaggaggagtgcaaagcaatagaggaggagtgcaagggattggtggaggagtgcaaggcaatggtggaggagagaaag ggattggtggaggagtgcaaggcaatggtggaggagagaaaggcaatggtggaggagagcaaggcaatagtggaggagagcaaggcaatggtgaagaagttgaaggcaatggtgaaggagttCAAGGCAAGAGAGATGATGCAAGATTAG